In Corynebacterium aquilae DSM 44791, the genomic stretch TGGGTGGAATCCGTTTCAACAACGTGAGGGTGCCTGCGGAGCATGTACTACTCGGCAACAAGGGACTGCAATTAGCTCACCGATCTATCACGTTGTTTGGGAAGCTGAATCTTGCAGCAGTCGCCTACGGTGCGCTACTTAGAAGTTGGGACGAAACTCAAAATTATCTCAGCAGCGATACCGGCAGGGCCAAACAGCTGGAGCAGATAGGAGCGATTCGCGGCCTCATCGGCGAAGTGCAACGCTGTATCAGTGAGTCTCGCGCTCTTTGCTTCAGCGCAGCTCACAGCATTGACTGTGGAGAGCCGGAGGAAGATCTGATCTTGGCGGCGAAAGCTTCCACGGTCAATCATGCCATATCTGGTATATTGGCCTGCATTTCCATCATGGGTGCACGCGGTGGAAGCGCGGCAGCGGGCCATGTCACAAGGTTGTCTGATGTCATCCAGACTATGGCTCCGGCTGGAACTGAGAGTGTGAATTTAGCCCAACTCAGTAAGTTTGCTTTGGGTAAATATAAGGAAGTGGGAATTTATGGGTCTTGAAATTGGTCAAAAAAATATACGACGGTTTACTGTAACGCCTGATCATACGATCCCGGCTATCCTCCCGGGCGAAGAGGCGTTTGGGTGCATGCCGGAGGTCTTTACTACAGGTTGTTTGCTTGCAGTAATGGAGCTGGCGTGCATCGAGCATCTGAGTCCGGAGCTTAGCGTTGATCAAATGAGCGTAGGTATCGAGGCCAACCTCACTCACACGGCGCCTTGTACAGTGGGAACCGCTCTTGAAGTTGTAGCGGTTGTAACTTCTCGAACTAAAAACGTTGTTTGTTGGGAAGTGTCAGTGTTCACCCAGTCGGGCGCGGTGTTGATGGGGGCCGCTACGCATAAGCGAGCAATCGTTAACCGTGAGCAATTCATTCAAAAGGTGAACTCTCAAACTGAAATAATCGGTGGCGCAGAGCTTAGCCATAACTAGCCTGGCCTGGTCTGCGAGACTTAAGGGATGCTCGTCGACTAGTCGGTCTTTATTAAAAGCATCTGAAGACCTGGTGCTTGGGCTACAGCTCGTAGTCATCCGCGTCTTCGAGGACATCCCCGTCCCACTCGTCGTAGTCTTCGCTGACCGAAGCCGAAGTAAAGACCTCGGTAGGATCTTGAGAGACGGCGGTGGGCTGTGCGTAGGTCACTTCTGCGGCAGGTGTGCAGTCTTTCATTTCCACCACGCAGCCACGGTTGACGACAAGCTCCGTTTCCTGCAGACAGCAATCTGTGAAGTTGAGGTACGCCACATCACGCGAATTGAATCGTGCGGCAATTGCGCTGATCTTTTGGGCGATGACGAGCTGGAGCTTGCCCCACATAAAACGGGCACGATCGAAGCAGGAGCCGAGGAGCAACACAGCATCAGCCGTCACGTCCTCTGCCTCGTGTGAATCGGGTAGTGCGCCAAGGGTTGCGCCATCGAAGTTGGACTCGACTGCGACGCACTCAACGAATTGCACGTCAAGAAGTGTCCCATCGACGAAACGTGCCCTATCCAGCACACACCCCTCAAACGTCACATGACGCATATTGCAGCCTGAGAAGTCGAAATCAGTCAGGTCACAGTTGATGAAACGCACATTTTCGATCTTCCGGTTGCGGGCGTGGGCACCTTCCAGCAGCGCACCCTTAACGACAGAGCCGGAGACGAACTCAGGCGCGGGCTGTGCCTTGGTCTCCACACTCAAATGAACAAAGGTGTCACGCAGCCAGTTACACAGCTCGACATCTTCGCCAACCCACCGCTGGGGAGGGGTTGCGATGCTGCGCGGCGACTGGGTCTTCACGCCGGTGGCCTGTTCGATGCGGTAGCTGAGCACCCCACCAATGCTGTCGGCAGAATCCCACTCGCGGACATTGACGACCTCGTCGGCAATGTCGCGGATCTGCCCACCGGCGGCACTGTTGATAGCGAGTGCTGCGATGAGCTTTTCGCGCCCACGCTCTTCCGCATCCAGCCGCACACCGACCTCTGGCGGCAAGCGGTCGATGATGTCGTCCGCAACGGCCTCGGCAAGCGCCCTGTGCGCCTCTTCGGCAGCAAACCCATACAAGGCCTCCACACGGGTGCGTGAGACCACCTGAGCGCGCTCAGACGCGCGAATCTCGGTCGCGGTCTCGCCACCCTGAGTGTTCGCCAGTACATGGCGCAGGATGTCCATTGCATCCCGCTCGGGATCGACACCTGCCATGTGGAAGTGCGCGTCCTCGGCATCGAAGTCGAATGGGTTGTCGGTGACGCAGTAAGCGTGGTTCTCTTTCTTGCCTCGGGTCATGGCGACGTAGAGGCCCGCACGGTTCATGGAGGTGTCCACCAGGCTGCGGCAAACATCCACGGTGGCCCCCTGTGCGCGATGCACGGTCGCGGCGTAGCCCAGGTGGATGTTTTCTGCAACATAGTCGGCAGGCAGCAGCATCCGCTTTCCAGTCACAGTGTCGGCCACGTCCAGGCTGCCGTCGGCACGGGTGGCGACGATTCGGAACATTTGCCCATTGAGCACCTTGCCGATAGCAACGCGGCGACCCTTGGAGCGGGTGAAAAACGTCTGGTTTTTCCGAGCAATGACGACATCACCAACGCTGACTTCCTGGCCACGTCCGGCAGTCACCGTTTCAGCTGAGTCTGCGGAGACCACCCCGTCAGCAATGAGCCGGTTGCGCACCATCTCGTTAAGCCGGTCAACGTCCGCGTTGGTGTTCGCGATCATCAGACTGCGGCGGCCCAAGTCCCTGTCAGTGAAGAAGTCTTCCACGATGGTTTCGAGCTGGTCTTCGCGAGTGCCGGAACTCACCCTTTTGTGCGTGAAGTAGTAGTCCAGACCGCTGTAGTCACCTTTACGCAGTTTCAGCGAAGCATCTGCCTGCTCAAGGTCGCGGCCTTTATCGAAACGCATGACGTGCGTCAGCTCCACCGCGTTGGTCTGCCTGCAAGCGTGGCCAAAGACTCCACCAGCACCCACAGCACGAAGCTGATAGGGGTCGCCGATCATGCGCACCACAGCGCCGGTAGCTTCAGCAATTTCCACCAGTGCGGCGAGGTTCTGAGTGCTGGCCATGCCAGCCTCGTCCACAAGCAGCATGTCTCCGGGCTGAATGTCGACCGGGAGTGCTGAAACATCGCGTGCGGGCTTGTTCGGGTGACTACCCCGCCAAACGAACGTCAGCGAATCAATCGTGGTGGCTTCAACGCCGATTTCTTCACCCAAAATCGATGCGGCCTTAGCGCTCGGTGCAAGGCCGATAACTTTGCGCCCCTCGTCTTGCCAGACACGGTTGACGATCTGCATGGAGGTCGTCTTGCCAGTGCCCGCAGGACCCACGCCACAGGCAACGAACGCGCCAGAGGTCAGCAGCGAGCGAGCCATCGCCTCCTGCCCCTCGTTCAGGGACCATCCATTGGCCTCTGCATGTGCGGTCAGCGCTGCATCGACAGAGGCGTTAGCGGCAACCACGGCGGTGGGTTCATTGCACGCAGCGAGCACGCGCTGTTCAGCGTCCAGGATCTCCTGGGTGGTGTAGCGCTGAGAGCGCTTGCGGAAGTCCACGCCACGACCATCATCACCACGTAGCTTCTCCGGCAGTGTGAGTACCTCGGCAGGTGCCAGTGGCACAGCATCGCCGAGCACCTTAGCGACCACAGCCTCCAGTGCGTTTTCGAGCGCTTGAGCGTCGGCAAAACGGTAGCCCTTGAGCAGCGTTGCAGTGGCCGTGCGGACGTGGTTTTCACCGAAGATACCCCGCTTGTCTGTCACACGCGCCAGCACCACCGCTGCGGCCTCATCGACGTCATCGTCTCCGAACATCGGACGAGTCGGTGCAGGCGCAGTGGACGCACCCTCGGCAGAGACGACAGAGCGCACTGCAGCAAGCAGCGTGTCACCCCCATCAACCTCACACACGCGCTGCTCCCAGCGAGAGCGCAGAGTGTCCAATGACTCGGCAGGTTTCTTATCGTCACGAGTGTCCAAGATGGCCTGCTGCCACAGCTTGCGCTGCACCTGCTTGTCGGGTTGTTTGCCGTGAGCCTCGACGTAGTCGGCAACCATCTGCTCAAAGACAGGTCGAGCAAGCTCTTTACGCGAGGAAAACAGCGCATTGAGATCTTCTGGCACACCCGCGACTTCCCACACCGGCTCGACCGCGTCCGCACGCTCGG encodes the following:
- a CDS encoding thioesterase family protein produces the protein MGLEIGQKNIRRFTVTPDHTIPAILPGEEAFGCMPEVFTTGCLLAVMELACIEHLSPELSVDQMSVGIEANLTHTAPCTVGTALEVVAVVTSRTKNVVCWEVSVFTQSGAVLMGAATHKRAIVNREQFIQKVNSQTEIIGGAELSHN
- the mobF gene encoding MobF family relaxase produces the protein MMSLRAVHAGAGYQYLLRSVATNDAADPMVADAEDGQAGEATALANYYQAKGTPPGRWLGAGLKGFNHDKLVTGALVDEQQMANLYGMGLHPEASEIWDVRHVYRDAQLGRAFPVATNNIPVLNALRVAEKKFVRDNQRTPTAAERSEMAIEVGTPFYCEDTGYTSPAAKDVVAWVNQQQSKVTQAVSSFDFTFSPTKSVSVLWALSDEKTANAIAACHHEAVAEAIAWAEKEVARTRVGAQGVAQVKTRGLIGAEFTHFDTRTGDPDLHSHVLVSNKVQTEDGRWLSLDSQEIFHNHQAISARYDALVMEKLSRKLGLEFYASERADAVEPVWEVAGVPEDLNALFSSRKELARPVFEQMVADYVEAHGKQPDKQVQRKLWQQAILDTRDDKKPAESLDTLRSRWEQRVCEVDGGDTLLAAVRSVVSAEGASTAPAPTRPMFGDDDVDEAAAVVLARVTDKRGIFGENHVRTATATLLKGYRFADAQALENALEAVVAKVLGDAVPLAPAEVLTLPEKLRGDDGRGVDFRKRSQRYTTQEILDAEQRVLAACNEPTAVVAANASVDAALTAHAEANGWSLNEGQEAMARSLLTSGAFVACGVGPAGTGKTTSMQIVNRVWQDEGRKVIGLAPSAKAASILGEEIGVEATTIDSLTFVWRGSHPNKPARDVSALPVDIQPGDMLLVDEAGMASTQNLAALVEIAEATGAVVRMIGDPYQLRAVGAGGVFGHACRQTNAVELTHVMRFDKGRDLEQADASLKLRKGDYSGLDYYFTHKRVSSGTREDQLETIVEDFFTDRDLGRRSLMIANTNADVDRLNEMVRNRLIADGVVSADSAETVTAGRGQEVSVGDVVIARKNQTFFTRSKGRRVAIGKVLNGQMFRIVATRADGSLDVADTVTGKRMLLPADYVAENIHLGYAATVHRAQGATVDVCRSLVDTSMNRAGLYVAMTRGKKENHAYCVTDNPFDFDAEDAHFHMAGVDPERDAMDILRHVLANTQGGETATEIRASERAQVVSRTRVEALYGFAAEEAHRALAEAVADDIIDRLPPEVGVRLDAEERGREKLIAALAINSAAGGQIRDIADEVVNVREWDSADSIGGVLSYRIEQATGVKTQSPRSIATPPQRWVGEDVELCNWLRDTFVHLSVETKAQPAPEFVSGSVVKGALLEGAHARNRKIENVRFINCDLTDFDFSGCNMRHVTFEGCVLDRARFVDGTLLDVQFVECVAVESNFDGATLGALPDSHEAEDVTADAVLLLGSCFDRARFMWGKLQLVIAQKISAIAARFNSRDVAYLNFTDCCLQETELVVNRGCVVEMKDCTPAAEVTYAQPTAVSQDPTEVFTSASVSEDYDEWDGDVLEDADDYEL